A section of the Agrococcus sp. SGAir0287 genome encodes:
- a CDS encoding MFS transporter gives MDSGGDPTTGRVPIVPGRAADAEHDAESPDTAAPERQEAGLQATSDAIAQPGPVQPTDAAPVGRRRFVDLEPLRASPAFARLWIANAISGIGSMVTVVAVGLQIYDITQSTLAVSLVGPIGLLPMIVAGLWGGMLADAFDRKRVLLASATLGWITVLGIVAMSAYDAWAMAEGQRVEVWPFYVLATINAVATTISGATRSAITPRIVPAHLLSRAAALNGIAIGAMVTIGPALAGVLAATVGLPLTFAVDAVLFSVAFVGILGLPAMPPQGRVAKPGLESLRDGMRFLRRAPNIRMSFVVDIVAMVFGRPNVLFPAVGALVIGGGPITVGVLTAAGAVGTLLASLLSGPVAHVHRHGLAVQRAIMLYGTAGALLGVVLLVTTLSGVSVTDELSGVAWPALALACLAMTGMGASDEISAIFRSTMLLQASPDEMRGRLQGVFTVVVAGGPRLGDLYAGLTASLVALWFPPLLGGLCIVALVLLVTRMQGSFLRYDARTPTP, from the coding sequence GCCCGGCCCCGTGCAGCCGACCGACGCCGCGCCGGTCGGCCGCCGACGATTCGTCGACCTCGAGCCGCTGCGCGCGTCGCCCGCGTTCGCGCGCCTGTGGATCGCCAACGCGATCTCCGGCATCGGCTCGATGGTGACGGTCGTCGCCGTCGGCCTGCAGATCTACGACATCACGCAGTCGACGCTCGCGGTGTCGCTCGTCGGCCCCATCGGCCTCCTGCCGATGATCGTCGCCGGGCTCTGGGGCGGCATGCTCGCCGACGCGTTCGACCGCAAGCGCGTGCTGCTCGCCTCCGCGACGCTCGGCTGGATCACGGTGCTCGGCATCGTGGCGATGTCGGCGTACGACGCGTGGGCCATGGCCGAGGGGCAGCGCGTCGAGGTCTGGCCGTTCTACGTGCTCGCCACGATCAACGCCGTCGCCACGACGATCTCGGGCGCGACGCGCAGCGCGATCACGCCCCGCATCGTGCCCGCGCACCTCCTCTCGCGCGCCGCCGCGCTCAACGGCATCGCGATCGGCGCGATGGTCACGATCGGCCCCGCGCTCGCGGGCGTCCTCGCCGCGACCGTGGGGCTGCCGCTGACCTTCGCCGTCGACGCGGTGCTCTTCTCCGTCGCGTTCGTCGGCATCCTCGGCCTGCCCGCCATGCCGCCGCAGGGGCGCGTCGCGAAGCCGGGACTGGAGTCGCTGCGCGACGGGATGCGATTCCTCCGCCGGGCGCCGAACATCCGCATGTCGTTCGTCGTCGACATCGTCGCGATGGTCTTCGGCAGGCCCAACGTGCTCTTCCCCGCCGTCGGCGCGCTCGTCATCGGCGGCGGCCCCATCACGGTCGGCGTGCTCACGGCGGCCGGCGCGGTCGGCACGCTGCTGGCGAGCCTGCTGTCGGGTCCCGTCGCGCACGTGCACCGGCACGGTCTCGCCGTCCAGCGGGCCATCATGCTCTACGGCACGGCCGGCGCGCTGCTCGGCGTCGTGCTGCTCGTCACGACGCTGTCGGGCGTCTCCGTGACCGACGAGCTGAGCGGCGTCGCCTGGCCGGCGCTCGCGCTGGCGTGCCTCGCGATGACGGGCATGGGAGCGAGCGACGAGATCAGCGCCATCTTCCGCTCGACGATGCTGCTGCAGGCCTCACCCGACGAGATGCGCGGCAGGCTGCAGGGCGTCTTCACGGTCGTCGTCGCCGGTGGTCCTCGCCTCGGCGACCTCTACGCGGGCCTCACGGCGTCGCTCGTCGCGCTCTGGTTCCCGCCGCTGCTCGGTGGCCTCTGCATCGTGGCGCTCGTGCTGCTCGTCACGCGGATGCAGGGCTCGTTCCTGCGCTACGACGCCCGCACCCCGACGCCGTAG
- a CDS encoding aldo/keto reductase: MQRTRIGRSGLEVSRVIVGCMSFGEPDVGNHGWTLPEEESRGFIRHALELGLTTFDTANSYSAGRSEEIVGKALADFARREDVVIATKVYFPMREGVNGRGLSRGHILESVEASLRRLGTDYVDLLQIHRFDPTVPVEETLQTLDDVVRSGKVRYIGASSMWAWQFAKLQHAAELHGWTRFISMQAQYNLITREDERELYPLCLDQGVGALPWSPLARGKLTRPWDAQTSRFATDAIAANLYQQAEDSDRRIVDAVLAIAAEREVRPAQVALAWVLAQPVVSSPIVGATKMQHLDDAVAATELTLTDDELRRLEEHYVPHAMEGFV, encoded by the coding sequence ATGCAGCGCACCAGGATCGGCCGCAGCGGCCTCGAGGTCTCCCGGGTCATCGTCGGGTGCATGAGCTTCGGGGAGCCCGACGTCGGCAACCACGGCTGGACGCTCCCCGAGGAGGAGTCGCGCGGCTTCATCCGGCACGCGCTCGAGCTCGGCCTCACGACGTTCGACACCGCGAACTCCTACTCCGCCGGCCGCTCCGAGGAGATCGTCGGCAAGGCGCTCGCCGACTTCGCGAGGCGCGAGGACGTCGTGATCGCGACGAAGGTCTACTTCCCCATGCGCGAGGGCGTCAACGGCCGTGGGCTCTCGCGCGGGCACATCCTCGAGTCCGTGGAGGCGAGCCTGCGACGGCTCGGCACCGACTACGTCGACCTGCTGCAGATCCACCGCTTCGACCCGACGGTGCCGGTCGAGGAGACCCTGCAGACGCTCGACGACGTCGTGCGCTCGGGCAAGGTGCGGTACATCGGCGCCTCGTCGATGTGGGCGTGGCAGTTCGCGAAGCTGCAGCACGCGGCCGAGCTGCACGGGTGGACGCGCTTCATCTCGATGCAGGCGCAGTACAACCTCATCACCCGCGAGGACGAGCGCGAGCTGTACCCGCTGTGCCTCGACCAGGGGGTCGGCGCGCTGCCGTGGAGCCCGCTCGCCCGCGGCAAGCTCACGCGTCCCTGGGATGCGCAGACGTCGCGGTTCGCCACGGACGCCATCGCGGCGAACCTGTACCAGCAGGCCGAGGACTCGGATCGGCGGATCGTGGATGCGGTGCTCGCGATCGCCGCCGAGCGGGAGGTGCGACCGGCGCAGGTGGCGCTCGCCTGGGTGCTCGCGCAGCCCGTCGTGTCGTCGCCGATCGTCGGAGCCACCAAGATGCAGCACCTCGACGACGCCGTCGCCGCGACCGAGCTGACGCTCACCGACGACGAGCTGCGACGGCTCGAGGAGCACTACGTGCCGCACGCGATGGAGGGCTTCGTCTGA
- a CDS encoding YbhB/YbcL family Raf kinase inhibitor-like protein: protein MGPHVADLTITSEDYEAGGRMPDRLAKDGGNEAPRFAVSGVPEDAVELALVVHDPDAPMARGFTHWVVYGLPAVDGPIDPSVGRAAPTSAGEPGWYGPQPPQGHGDHHYYAWVYALSEPVTGEPTREAFLDRNAGSILEQNRIVGTYSR, encoded by the coding sequence ATGGGACCGCACGTCGCAGATCTGACCATCACGAGCGAGGACTACGAGGCCGGCGGCCGCATGCCCGACCGGCTCGCGAAGGACGGCGGCAACGAGGCGCCGCGCTTCGCGGTGTCGGGCGTGCCGGAGGACGCCGTCGAGCTCGCGCTCGTCGTGCACGACCCCGACGCGCCGATGGCGCGGGGCTTCACGCACTGGGTCGTGTACGGCCTGCCGGCCGTCGACGGACCCATCGACCCGTCCGTGGGTCGCGCCGCCCCCACCAGCGCCGGCGAGCCCGGCTGGTACGGCCCGCAGCCGCCGCAGGGCCACGGCGACCATCACTACTACGCCTGGGTCTACGCGCTGTCCGAGCCCGTGACGGGCGAGCCCACGCGCGAGGCCTTCCTCGATCGGAACGCGGGCTCGATCCTCGAGCAGAACCGCATCGTCGGCACCTACTCGCGCTGA
- a CDS encoding DUF11 domain-containing protein, whose translation MTLGATLLGIGAAPAWATPAVLAAESAASTTLPGTLLLGGWSDGGVSTLHAYATAGERVVAALATSDRSGTGARVVVRDPAGTVVHDARLEAGAPIGTELGGAWTAQVDGVWSIAVHDGPGRQAGLTWDVAVEGAVGPIAGRVWTESLAIHTPEPTTIAVHAAAPDGAIYRVTLDGYDGVDSTLRMNDVGNAAAGACEPAHRSVPMSHSPEAGGAGTAWWQPTSDDCDDLTDFRLFLDAPAADLPASTTAWADGRTEETWLSAEYVSPTIAGLAFVRDGPGANAGVVSGELRGQPGVVRVEVDADGDGAFDGPRDVVDEVAVLEPGAFSWRWDGHDAAGSPVPTSATRLTIRASMAQVSPIHFLRIDAETSAGGIEVEALTGPQPGVATLHWDDTALVASSDARWTRTDPLMGSDPATTSAGGVHGWEAGGEHPNQNDGVGGSWGDLRSIDDWASIVDHAEATIAVEALPDVRIDKRVDAEAVVAGDGSAATVVWTIEVGNLGLVAATDLSVVDGYPAALDPASLQVVAGPTQGAIDLASGTWTVGTLPPGATASVSLQGTVSTTPGTAATVVNVARVTGPQLPPPTGSCIPNEGLEADDDRCDSVGTPLEPTPTPTTEAAPPAPVSDPPLRSRGRPEPEPLPQTGADLDGALAVGGAATLALGLAAIVWHRRRARSRSGAV comes from the coding sequence GTGACGCTCGGCGCGACCCTGCTCGGCATCGGCGCAGCGCCTGCGTGGGCCACGCCCGCCGTGCTCGCCGCCGAGAGCGCCGCGTCCACGACGCTGCCCGGCACGCTGCTGCTGGGCGGCTGGAGCGACGGCGGCGTCTCGACGCTCCACGCCTACGCCACGGCCGGCGAGCGCGTCGTGGCGGCGCTCGCGACGAGCGATCGCTCGGGGACCGGCGCGCGGGTCGTCGTCCGCGATCCAGCGGGCACCGTCGTGCACGACGCACGCCTCGAGGCGGGCGCGCCGATCGGCACCGAGCTCGGCGGCGCGTGGACCGCGCAGGTCGACGGCGTCTGGTCGATCGCGGTGCACGACGGGCCGGGCAGGCAGGCGGGCCTCACGTGGGACGTCGCGGTCGAGGGCGCCGTCGGCCCGATCGCCGGCCGTGTCTGGACCGAGTCGCTCGCGATCCACACCCCCGAGCCGACCACGATCGCCGTCCACGCGGCGGCACCCGACGGCGCGATCTACCGGGTCACGCTCGACGGCTACGACGGCGTGGACTCGACGCTGCGCATGAACGACGTCGGCAACGCCGCCGCCGGCGCGTGCGAGCCCGCGCACCGGTCCGTGCCCATGTCGCACTCGCCCGAGGCGGGTGGTGCGGGGACCGCCTGGTGGCAGCCCACGAGCGACGACTGCGACGACCTCACCGACTTCCGCCTCTTCCTCGACGCACCCGCCGCCGACCTGCCTGCATCGACGACCGCGTGGGCCGACGGCCGCACGGAGGAGACGTGGCTGTCGGCCGAGTACGTCTCGCCGACGATCGCCGGGCTCGCCTTCGTGCGCGACGGTCCGGGCGCGAACGCGGGCGTCGTGTCGGGCGAGCTGCGCGGCCAGCCCGGCGTCGTGCGCGTCGAGGTGGATGCGGACGGCGACGGCGCGTTCGACGGCCCGCGCGACGTCGTCGACGAGGTGGCGGTGCTCGAGCCCGGTGCGTTCTCGTGGCGTTGGGACGGGCACGATGCGGCGGGCTCCCCGGTGCCCACGAGCGCGACGCGCCTCACGATCCGCGCGTCCATGGCGCAGGTCTCGCCCATCCACTTCCTGCGGATCGATGCGGAGACGAGCGCGGGCGGCATCGAGGTGGAGGCGCTGACGGGGCCGCAGCCCGGCGTCGCGACGCTGCACTGGGACGACACGGCGCTCGTCGCCTCGAGCGACGCGCGCTGGACGCGTACGGATCCGCTCATGGGCAGCGATCCGGCGACGACGTCGGCGGGCGGCGTGCACGGCTGGGAGGCCGGTGGCGAGCACCCGAACCAGAACGACGGCGTCGGCGGATCGTGGGGCGACCTGCGCTCGATCGACGACTGGGCATCCATCGTCGACCACGCGGAGGCGACGATCGCCGTCGAGGCGCTGCCCGACGTGCGCATCGACAAGCGCGTCGACGCGGAGGCCGTCGTCGCCGGCGACGGCAGCGCCGCGACCGTCGTCTGGACGATCGAGGTCGGCAACCTCGGACTGGTCGCCGCGACGGACCTCTCGGTGGTCGACGGCTACCCGGCTGCGCTCGATCCCGCATCGCTGCAGGTCGTCGCCGGCCCGACGCAGGGAGCGATCGACCTCGCGTCGGGCACGTGGACGGTCGGAACGCTCCCGCCGGGTGCCACGGCATCGGTCAGCCTGCAGGGCACCGTCTCGACGACGCCGGGAACGGCCGCGACCGTGGTGAACGTCGCTCGCGTCACCGGTCCGCAGCTGCCGCCACCGACCGGCTCGTGCATCCCGAATGAGGGCCTCGAGGCCGACGACGACCGCTGCGACTCGGTGGGCACGCCGCTCGAGCCCACGCCGACGCCGACCACGGAGGCGGCGCCGCCCGCTCCCGTGAGCGACCCGCCGCTGCGGAGCAGGGGCCGACCGGAGCCCGAGCCGCTGCCGCAGACGGGTGCCGACCTCGACGGCGCGCTCGCCGTCGGTGGCGCGGCGACCCTGGCGCTCGGGCTCGCGGCGATCGTGTGGCATCGTCGCCGCGCGCGCTCCCGCTCCGGCGCCGTCTGA
- a CDS encoding carbohydrate ABC transporter permease: MTTVATTPDPEIASVDDALNTGGGRASRVKRRLTSPIATVVALVIAVLWTIPTFGLLVSSFRPAELIETTGWWTIFQNPGFTLDNYAEVLFSSSGTAPQLGEYFVNSLAIAIPGTLIPLVLAALAAYAFAWIKFKGSSTLFVVIFALQIVPLQMALIPLLQLFVTFVQPAMVWTSDVFPVIPDRQFVSVWIAHSIFALPLAIFLLHNFISEIPGEVIEAARVDGAGHGQIFLRIVLPLAMPAIASFGIFQFLWVWNDLLVALVFSTGQPDTAPLTQRLAELAGSRGEDWERLTAGAFISLVVPLLVFFGLQRFFVRGLLAGSAKG, translated from the coding sequence ATGACCACCGTCGCCACGACCCCCGACCCCGAGATCGCGTCGGTCGACGACGCGCTGAACACGGGCGGCGGACGCGCCTCGCGCGTGAAGCGACGCCTCACGTCGCCGATCGCGACCGTCGTCGCGCTCGTCATCGCCGTGCTGTGGACGATCCCCACCTTCGGCCTGCTCGTCTCGTCGTTCCGCCCCGCGGAGCTCATCGAGACGACCGGCTGGTGGACGATCTTCCAGAACCCGGGCTTCACGCTCGACAACTACGCCGAGGTGCTGTTCTCCTCGTCGGGCACGGCGCCGCAGCTGGGCGAGTACTTCGTGAACTCGCTCGCGATCGCGATCCCGGGCACGCTCATCCCGCTCGTGCTCGCCGCGCTCGCGGCGTACGCGTTCGCGTGGATCAAGTTCAAGGGCTCGTCGACGCTCTTCGTCGTGATCTTCGCGCTGCAGATCGTGCCGCTGCAGATGGCGCTCATCCCGCTGCTGCAGCTGTTCGTGACGTTCGTGCAGCCGGCGATGGTGTGGACGAGCGACGTCTTTCCCGTCATCCCGGACCGGCAGTTCGTGTCCGTGTGGATCGCGCACTCGATCTTCGCGCTGCCGCTGGCGATCTTCCTGCTGCACAACTTCATCTCGGAGATCCCGGGCGAGGTCATCGAGGCGGCGCGCGTCGACGGCGCCGGTCACGGGCAGATCTTCCTGCGCATCGTGCTGCCGCTCGCGATGCCGGCGATCGCCTCGTTCGGCATCTTCCAGTTCCTGTGGGTGTGGAACGACCTGCTCGTCGCACTCGTGTTCTCGACGGGCCAGCCGGACACCGCGCCGTTGACGCAACGCCTGGCCGAGCTCGCGGGATCCCGCGGCGAGGACTGGGAGCGCCTGACGGCGGGTGCGTTCATCTCGCTCGTCGTGCCGCTGCTCGTCTTCTTCGGGCTGCAGCGGTTCTTCGTGCGCGGCCTCCTGGCGGGGTCGGCGAAGGGATGA
- a CDS encoding carbohydrate ABC transporter permease produces MLVAVVGVLLYLASGDDESRPMVPFLVPAAALLAIGLLYPAIRTTMLAFTDRTGAFIGLDNFVWMFTQRDALVTLGNTVAWVILVPLVSTVIGLAYAVFIDKSAGEKVYKMLVFLPMAISFVGAGIIWRFMYAFRGGDREQFGLVNQIIVWFGGEPQQLLQNAPWNTLALIIVMIWIQTGFAMTVLSAAIKGIAVEQLEAAELDGASPWQRFWNVTVPGIRSSLVVVVTTISIATLKVFDIVRTMTAGNFDTSVVANEMYTQAFRAGEPGRGAALALILFLLVLPIVIYNVRVLRRQREIR; encoded by the coding sequence ATGCTCGTCGCGGTCGTCGGCGTGCTGCTCTACCTCGCCTCGGGCGACGACGAGTCGCGGCCCATGGTGCCGTTCCTCGTGCCCGCGGCGGCGCTGCTCGCGATCGGCCTGCTCTACCCGGCCATCCGCACGACGATGCTCGCGTTCACCGACCGCACCGGCGCGTTCATCGGGCTCGACAACTTCGTGTGGATGTTCACGCAGCGCGACGCGCTCGTGACGCTCGGCAACACGGTCGCGTGGGTCATCCTCGTGCCGCTCGTGTCGACGGTCATCGGCCTCGCCTACGCCGTCTTCATCGACAAGAGCGCCGGCGAGAAGGTCTACAAGATGCTCGTCTTCCTGCCGATGGCGATCTCGTTCGTGGGCGCGGGCATCATCTGGCGCTTCATGTACGCGTTCCGCGGCGGAGACCGGGAGCAGTTCGGCCTCGTCAACCAGATCATCGTCTGGTTCGGCGGCGAGCCGCAGCAGCTGCTGCAGAACGCGCCGTGGAACACGCTCGCGCTCATCATCGTGATGATCTGGATCCAGACGGGCTTCGCCATGACGGTGCTGTCGGCGGCGATCAAGGGCATCGCGGTCGAGCAGCTCGAGGCGGCGGAGCTCGACGGCGCGAGCCCGTGGCAGCGGTTCTGGAACGTCACGGTGCCGGGCATCCGATCGTCGCTCGTCGTGGTCGTCACGACGATCTCGATCGCGACGCTCAAGGTCTTCGACATCGTCCGCACGATGACGGCGGGCAACTTCGACACCTCGGTCGTCGCCAACGAGATGTACACGCAGGCGTTCCGCGCCGGCGAGCCCGGACGGGGTGCGGCGCTCGCGCTCATCCTCTTCCTGCTCGTGCTGCCGATCGTCATCTACAACGTGCGCGTGCTGCGCAGGCAGAGGGAGATCCGATGA
- a CDS encoding ABC transporter substrate-binding protein, translating to MKRSQRRLLMPLGIVGITALALTGCVGDEPTGGGSGGDAGGGSGDCSDYETYGTFDSGAEVNVYGTIVDTEQEQLEESWADFEDCTGIDVVYEGSTEFEAQINVRVQGGNPPDLAIFPQPGLLASIAAQDGVASPLLPAPDSVAENAQEFWSEDWQAYGTVDGTLYGAPLMASVKGFVWYSPSMFEENGWEIPTTLDEMDALTATIAESGAATPWCAGFASGEATGWPGTDWLEDYILRLHGPDVYDQWVAHEIPFDDPRIVEALDRVGDILKNPDYVNGGFGGVDTIVSTDFGEAGLPILDGECAMHHQASFYSAQWPEGTEVAEDGDVWAFLTPGVEADANAVTGGGEIVGAFSDSDETVAVQTFLSSDTWANIRVSIGGVTSANTGLDPANAQSPLLQQAVEILQDPNTTFRFDGSDLMPGAVGAGSFWTGMVDWIGGTDSQTVLATVEASWPS from the coding sequence ATGAAGCGCTCCCAGCGCCGCCTGCTGATGCCCCTCGGCATCGTGGGCATCACCGCGCTCGCACTCACCGGCTGCGTCGGCGACGAGCCGACCGGCGGCGGCTCCGGCGGCGACGCCGGCGGCGGCAGCGGAGACTGCAGCGACTACGAGACCTACGGCACGTTCGACTCGGGCGCCGAGGTCAACGTCTACGGCACCATCGTCGACACCGAGCAGGAGCAGCTCGAGGAGTCGTGGGCCGACTTCGAGGACTGCACCGGCATCGACGTCGTCTACGAGGGCTCGACGGAGTTCGAGGCCCAGATCAACGTGCGCGTGCAGGGCGGCAACCCGCCCGACCTCGCGATCTTCCCGCAGCCGGGCCTCCTGGCGTCGATCGCGGCGCAGGACGGCGTCGCCTCGCCGCTGCTGCCCGCGCCCGACTCGGTCGCCGAGAACGCGCAGGAGTTCTGGAGCGAGGACTGGCAGGCCTACGGCACCGTCGACGGCACGCTCTACGGCGCACCGCTCATGGCGAGCGTCAAGGGATTCGTCTGGTATTCGCCCAGCATGTTCGAGGAGAACGGCTGGGAGATCCCGACGACGCTCGACGAGATGGACGCCCTGACGGCGACCATCGCCGAGTCCGGCGCTGCCACCCCGTGGTGCGCCGGCTTCGCCTCCGGCGAGGCCACCGGCTGGCCGGGCACCGACTGGCTCGAGGACTACATCCTCCGCCTGCACGGCCCGGACGTGTACGACCAGTGGGTCGCGCACGAGATCCCCTTCGACGACCCGCGCATCGTCGAGGCGCTCGACCGCGTCGGCGACATCCTGAAGAACCCGGACTACGTGAACGGCGGCTTCGGCGGCGTCGACACGATCGTCTCGACGGACTTCGGCGAGGCGGGCCTGCCCATCCTCGACGGCGAGTGCGCCATGCACCACCAGGCCTCGTTCTACTCGGCCCAGTGGCCCGAGGGCACCGAGGTCGCGGAGGACGGCGACGTGTGGGCGTTCCTGACGCCGGGCGTCGAGGCCGACGCCAACGCCGTGACCGGCGGTGGCGAGATCGTCGGCGCGTTCTCGGACTCGGACGAGACCGTGGCCGTGCAGACGTTCCTCTCGAGCGACACCTGGGCGAACATCCGCGTCTCGATCGGTGGCGTGACGAGCGCCAACACCGGCCTCGACCCGGCGAACGCGCAGAGCCCGCTGCTGCAGCAGGCCGTCGAGATCCTGCAGGACCCGAACACGACCTTCCGCTTCGACGGCTCGGACCTCATGCCGGGCGCCGTGGGCGCGGGATCGTTCTGGACCGGCATGGTCGACTGGATCGGCGGGACCGACTCGCAGACGGTGCTCGCCACCGTCGAGGCGAGCTGGCCGTCCTGA
- a CDS encoding LacI family DNA-binding transcriptional regulator, producing MAVIDDVARLAGVSKATASRALSGRGSVADATRRRVLDAAAALDFRASPAAVSLATGRTGAIGVLAPAIDSWYVSTLLRGIAEAALAHDLDVVLYDLGRGAQMRERVFERFLQRHHIDALISTTFALTHREVSRLASIGIPAVALGDGAAGVRSWCLDDERVGTLATEHLLDLGHRRIVHVGGSTVLDESLFAAERLRERGYQRAMRAAGLQPEPTLLHDPTADASYRHALDLLRSADPPTAVFAATDEIAMGILLAARTLGVRVPEELSVVGVDDHAYAGAFELTTVRQDPREHGERVVDWLVADLAAPSGDTSHTLIEPELVVRGSTARV from the coding sequence ATGGCCGTCATCGACGACGTCGCGAGGCTCGCGGGCGTGTCGAAGGCGACGGCGTCGCGCGCGCTGTCCGGTCGCGGATCCGTGGCGGATGCGACGCGCAGGCGCGTGCTCGACGCCGCCGCGGCCCTCGACTTCCGCGCCTCGCCCGCCGCGGTCTCGCTCGCCACGGGGCGCACGGGCGCCATCGGCGTCCTCGCCCCCGCGATCGACTCCTGGTACGTCTCGACGCTGCTGCGCGGCATCGCCGAGGCGGCGCTCGCGCACGATCTCGACGTCGTGCTGTACGACCTCGGCCGGGGGGCGCAGATGCGCGAGCGGGTCTTCGAGCGCTTCCTGCAGCGGCACCACATCGACGCGCTCATCTCGACGACCTTCGCGCTCACGCATCGCGAGGTGTCCAGGCTCGCGTCGATCGGCATCCCTGCCGTCGCGCTCGGCGACGGCGCCGCGGGGGTGCGCTCGTGGTGCCTCGACGACGAGCGGGTCGGCACGCTCGCGACCGAGCATCTCCTGGATCTTGGGCACCGGCGCATCGTGCACGTGGGCGGCTCGACGGTGCTCGACGAGTCGCTCTTCGCCGCCGAGCGCCTGCGCGAGCGCGGCTACCAGCGGGCGATGCGCGCCGCGGGGCTGCAGCCCGAGCCGACCCTGCTGCACGACCCGACGGCCGACGCCTCCTACCGGCACGCGCTCGACCTGCTGCGGTCGGCGGATCCGCCGACCGCGGTGTTCGCCGCGACGGACGAGATCGCGATGGGCATCCTGCTCGCAGCGCGCACGCTCGGCGTCCGCGTGCCGGAGGAGCTCTCGGTGGTCGGCGTCGACGACCACGCCTACGCGGGGGCCTTCGAGCTCACGACGGTGCGGCAGGATCCGCGCGAGCACGGCGAGCGCGTCGTCGACTGGCTCGTCGCCGACCTCGCCGCGCCCTCGGGCGACACGTCGCACACGCTCATCGAGCCGGAGCTCGTCGTGCGGGGGTCGACGGCGCGCGTCTGA
- the treS gene encoding maltose alpha-D-glucosyltransferase, translated as MSFTAPIPVIGGSHVPGLQLDPDWHRKSVFYEVMVRSFVDSNGDGFGDFQGLTSKLDYLQWLGIDGIWVPPFFQSPLKDGGYDVSDYEAVLPEYGTIDDFKHFVSEAHARNMRIMIDLPINHTSDQHPWFLASREDPEGPYGDFYVWRDTDEGYPNVRIIFVDTETSNWAFDSQRRQFYWHRFFSHQPDLNFENPAVHEAVRDILRFWLDIGVDGIRLDAIPYLYESEEGNGESEPATHQFVRELRTMVDTEYPGRVLIAEANQWPAETAEYFGTAEEPECHMAFDFPTMPRIFYSLRAQNASELKRVLSEQIEVPPGSAWGVFLRNHDELTLEMVSEEYRQAMYGWYAYDPRMRSNVGIRRRLASLLDNSRAELELANALLMSLPGSPFLYYGDEIGMGDNIWLDDRDASRTPMQWTPDRNAGFSSADPGKLFLPVVQSLVYHYTSVNVEAQMAQASSLLNWMRSVIHVRRQHPVFGMGSIRVLETDNESVLAFVRSYEGDGTYHGPKEEHVLCVFSFSHNPVHVTIDAPDWSGSELHDLFGGGQFPTIADDGRFSLTFGTQSFYWLHISPPR; from the coding sequence ATGTCGTTCACCGCACCCATCCCCGTGATCGGCGGCAGCCACGTGCCCGGGCTGCAGCTCGATCCCGACTGGCACCGCAAGTCGGTCTTCTACGAGGTGATGGTGCGGTCGTTCGTCGACTCGAACGGCGACGGCTTCGGCGACTTCCAGGGCCTCACCTCGAAGCTCGACTACCTGCAGTGGCTCGGGATCGACGGCATCTGGGTGCCGCCGTTCTTCCAGTCGCCCCTCAAGGACGGCGGCTACGACGTCTCCGACTACGAGGCGGTGCTGCCCGAGTACGGCACGATCGACGACTTCAAGCACTTCGTGTCGGAGGCGCACGCGCGCAACATGCGCATCATGATCGACCTCCCGATCAACCACACCTCCGACCAGCACCCGTGGTTCCTCGCCTCCCGCGAGGATCCCGAGGGCCCGTACGGCGACTTCTACGTCTGGCGCGACACCGACGAGGGCTACCCGAACGTCCGCATCATCTTCGTCGACACCGAGACGTCGAACTGGGCGTTCGACAGCCAGCGGCGGCAGTTCTACTGGCACCGCTTCTTCTCCCACCAGCCCGACCTGAACTTCGAGAACCCCGCCGTGCACGAGGCCGTGCGCGACATCCTCCGCTTCTGGCTCGACATCGGCGTCGACGGCATCCGCCTCGACGCCATCCCGTACCTGTACGAGTCGGAGGAGGGCAACGGCGAGTCGGAGCCGGCGACGCACCAGTTCGTGCGCGAGCTGCGCACGATGGTCGACACCGAGTACCCGGGCCGCGTGCTCATCGCCGAGGCCAACCAGTGGCCGGCCGAGACCGCCGAGTACTTCGGCACCGCCGAGGAGCCCGAGTGCCACATGGCCTTCGACTTCCCGACGATGCCGCGCATCTTCTACAGCCTGCGCGCGCAGAACGCCTCCGAGCTGAAGCGCGTGCTCTCCGAGCAGATCGAGGTGCCGCCGGGCTCGGCGTGGGGCGTGTTCCTGCGCAACCACGACGAGCTGACGCTCGAGATGGTGAGCGAGGAGTACCGGCAGGCGATGTACGGCTGGTACGCGTACGACCCGCGGATGCGCTCGAACGTCGGCATCCGGCGCCGGCTCGCGTCGCTGCTCGACAACTCGCGCGCCGAGCTCGAGCTCGCGAACGCGCTGCTCATGTCCCTGCCCGGATCACCGTTCCTCTACTACGGCGACGAGATCGGGATGGGCGACAACATCTGGCTCGACGACCGCGACGCGAGCCGCACGCCCATGCAGTGGACGCCCGACCGCAACGCCGGCTTCTCGTCGGCCGACCCCGGCAAGCTGTTCCTGCCCGTGGTGCAGTCGCTCGTCTACCACTACACCTCGGTGAACGTGGAGGCGCAGATGGCGCAGGCGTCGAGCCTGCTCAACTGGATGCGCTCCGTCATCCACGTGCGGAGGCAGCATCCCGTCTTCGGCATGGGCTCGATCCGCGTGCTCGAGACCGACAACGAGTCGGTGCTCGCGTTCGTGCGCTCGTACGAGGGCGACGGCACGTACCACGGGCCGAAGGAGGAGCACGTGCTGTGCGTCTTCTCGTTCAGCCACAACCCGGTGCACGTGACGATCGACGCTCCGGACTGGTCGGGCTCCGAGCTCCATGATCTCTTCGGCGGCGGCCAGTTCCCGACGATCGCCGACGACGGCCGCTTCTCGCTGACGTTCGGCACGCAGTCGTTCTACTGGCTGCACATCTCGCCGCCGCGCTGA